aagatgtatttatttccccccctGATTATATTTTCAGCtagatttttatatatttgcaatgTATAAAGTTGAAACCGTCACACAGTTGTGACGGTTTCGGGCTGTGGAAATCTACCAGTGTTTGgacaatatttgtcttttttatatatataaaataatatatataaaataataatattatataaaaaataagacAAATATTGTCCAAACACTGGTAGATTTCCACAGCCCGAAACCGTCACAACTGTGTGAAACGATACAACTTTTCTTTTACAAAGAGCACAAGAGGCTCCCACAAAGGCAgaattttttttcccagtggAAAGccttcaaacaaagaaaacagtcTGGCCAACTTTGTTATCATCAATCTCAGAGAATGAATGTTGTAGTAATTAATGTAGGCGTTAGCATATGGCGACGCAACAGATAATCCTTTGAGACAGTCGACATCCCATAactctgtctctcactgtccCCACAGACACACTCTTCCAGCTCAAGGTATGTATCTGTGAGAGGCTTCTATTCTTATCAATCCTTGTTCCAACTTACGTCCTATTTACTCATTTCCTGTACGTCTTCCTCTGTGGTTCACAGTTCACCTCCAAGCAGCTGGAGAGACTGTCCAAGAAGGCAGAGAAGGAGTCCGAGAAGGAGCAGGCCAAGGTCAAGAAGGTGAGCCCTCTGGCCCGAGCTTCAGACCAGGCCACCGGGGCATGTCGTACACATGCTGTGATCacggtgtatatatatatatatatatatatatatatatatatatatatatatatatatatatatatatatatatattcttattcaACTGTTGCTCAGAGGGGTCAGTCTGGCCTCACCATTGTTCAGAGTTTTGTTCTCCAATGtacaaaacacaactttttttacaaaccctttcatacaaaataacatatttgtgAAGAGGACTTTCTTCCACCTAAaagcacaacaaatacaaacaaatacagagcaGTCCTCTCAGGCTGAGCGGAGAACAAAGCTCTAGTGGATCAAGCTTTTGTGCCGGGTGACCCCAAACCTTTGACCTGTAGTGTATTGGAGACTTGGTGAAAGTCTGAATGAAGCCTAACATGCCTCTGTAATGAAAATCACCTTTTAGGTGAATTCTTTTGTTTCTAAACGGCTTCTGTACAGTGTTGACACTAAAGATCACAATCCAGTTTCTGTGTGTCGATCTCAACGTGGAGGATTTTACCAGAGAGGGAAATAATTCAAGAGTGTTGACCGAGTCTTTGTCTCATCGCCAGGCTTTGCAACAGAAAAACGTGGAATGCGCCAGAGTTTATGCAGAGAACGCCATCCGGAAGAAAAATGAAAGCCTCAATTGGCTGCGCATGGCGTCTCGAATCGACGCGGTGGCCTCCAAAGTCCAGACCGCCGTCACCATGAAGGCGGTAAGTTGCAGGATTACACCACTGTTTTCTTGTCACCAcgttgttttctgtctttccaGAATGACACGGagctctgtcttttcttttttctttgtcaggTGACTAAAAACATGAGCCAGGTGACCAAAGCTCTGGACAAAGCGCTGGGCTCCATGGATCTCCAGAAGGTCTCCGCAGTCATGGACAAGTTTGAAAGCCAAGTCCAGAACCTCGATGTCCATACCTCGGTGAGTGGCTGCAGACGATGTGCATTTGTTCTTTAATACATTTCATGCTTTTTGGCACTCCCTTgagttttattttctcctcctccccactcGATCCACCCCCCATCCCTCTACACCAGGTGATGGAGGATTCCATGAGCTCGGCCATGACACTTACCACGCCCCAGGAGCAGGTGGACGATTTGATCCACCAGATAGCAGAGGAGAGCGGCCTGGAGGTGATGGATCAGCTCAGCCAGCTGCCCGCAGGAGCCACCTCGGTGGGCGGCGAGAGCTCGCGGAGCCAGGATAGGGAGGACCAGCTGTCCCGACGGTAAGGACTGCCGCCCGTGCTCCGTGCAGGACTACGTGTTCcctcctgtatgtgtgtgtgtgtgtgtgtgtgtgtgtgtgggggggggggggggggccgaggGGGCCGAGCCGTGTTTTGGTTAGGGGGAGGCGTGCGTGTCTGGTGTCGTTGAGCCAGGGGGAGGAGCCAACTTTGAttgttgtgtttacaaacaGTAAGTGTCACATTCCTGCATAGTGTGCCTGTTAAAGTAAGATGCTGAATCTTCCCCTGGTCAACTGTTTCTAACAAGAAGCACATGACCCGGCGGTTAGAATAGAGCATGAGCTCAGGAAATTGGATTACCACCCTGCACCGTCGCAACAAACCCGTATGTTATGCTCAGATGGAGCCGctcagagacaggaggaggataCTAATACTTATGAGTTATCAAACAAGTCATATGAACAGCGGGTTTGTTGCGTACCATCAAAATGAGCTATGGCAGCCGTcactgaaaataaacatttcagtaCGTTCTTCGAATCAAGGAAATCCTGATTGCGTGGCCTCCTGAGGAGGTCATTGGTCATTTAGGGGAGAAACCAGTTCATGCTCTGGTCCGTTTAGGGATGTTCGGCTACTTTGCTTCTAAGACGAGTGCAGAGAAAAcctaaaaaaatacacattcacgTGTTTATTTCACTACTGTGTCTGTAGATTTCTGATACATTCACTAAAAGTTACCATTAAATAAGGCCTCATTTCCATATTTAAACCTAATATTTCAAATTTGCTTAATgtttgcattatatatatatatatatattcagatatgctacattttatttgtaaaaaatgttgactttttttATGGTCGTTGACAGTGTTTGCTGATTTATGGAGTGATTAAAAATAGATTCTTCTCAGTAAACACCTTTTGAC
Above is a genomic segment from Cyclopterus lumpus isolate fCycLum1 chromosome 6, fCycLum1.pri, whole genome shotgun sequence containing:
- the chmp1a gene encoding charged multivesicular body protein 1a; the encoded protein is MEDTLFQLKFTSKQLERLSKKAEKESEKEQAKVKKALQQKNVECARVYAENAIRKKNESLNWLRMASRIDAVASKVQTAVTMKAVTKNMSQVTKALDKALGSMDLQKVSAVMDKFESQVQNLDVHTSVMEDSMSSAMTLTTPQEQVDDLIHQIAEESGLEVMDQLSQLPAGATSVGGESSRSQDREDQLSRRLAALRN